The genomic region gttttatgccgtttgccaagacttgataagtcgctcgtaaaacacaggaggtatggaaactaagaacaccatatgtggtaacttgtacagctaatataacacagcacattagttgtatttcctttaactggtggattatggatatatagttgctgatcgaaagctggaacacaaaccaccaaatacaaaaaaacaattcagatccagtcgtcatgactccactccggagggattccccgatcatttcttagaGTGTCTTatcaagggggtgtctcctgtccccggtacaaacacactgcctgaggaaggttatgtgtatttttgttgtcattaacctttttcggaccacttatttatttattttggtgacgatccgacctccatgctgctactctggttcaaacggcatccaccaaacaatatgatttatctcgacctccccaaaataaccaaaatctgacacggtgtgagatgtcttttttagctgttctgtcgtcatttcctgcgatcttcttaatgcagtcagtcaaaatgaatgaatgaatgggcgtttatttgactatttataggtaaatatgggcgttacgtgaagcagcgccgcatttcgagtcgattgtgatttataaagggaaacaggCGTAGGACGTGCCGTACACACTTCCCTTGCCGTTGCGCAATGTtttgtgaatcggaaaatgtcggaaaatgtctgtacctattttttggatttctactacgtaagcaaccttcccatgtgaatcctacgcacagcgttataaatgaggcccctggtgatttcaaagaaagctcaaagaaaatgttgacttactgttcgacatgaagctagaagctaccttacagtacacagttgatcctgagtcctgtcagtttaagtgtttcatagttagcttagctaagcatcaacctagtactgaaatatatggatgttatgtgacagtatttctgagaaaaagtcagctgaaatggcggcatagttgccactgctttacgtgtcgacagtttgaacgtatttgcagcagtaaatgtggctgtttgaccactgacgttgccataacaacacctgaatttaaatgtgcaacctctttttgtgacagatttttgcatgaaattataattcttctgaatgatattcctattgacagctagtttatATGTGAaaattatgagatggacagccagagagaatacatgaaaaacagttatgaaatactatatgacagtaaaacaagaataccgtttGAAAGGGCAGTGATttctaaaatatccataaaggaaaatctgtttacagttctgtttcatatgggtgttgagagatgtatccatagatctcttaattttgctctcaaagtgcacgagattgatgctttaacttcaatattaaaaaaaaaatcttcctgggggagcatgtcccgacccccctagaggaggttaggtccatggtgtttacatgcttatttatacaattgatgtgcttatgctaacatcataagacaaaagttggttccgtgttgtgtgtagtgagaacgcgctagagtgaggggggcccctaagccaaagctcgcttagggcccccaaaagtctagggccggccctggtaaCCACACAGGTGTAACATTATGCACACCAGAATACACCCCACATCGTTAGATAATGCTTAACCTGGTATAGCTGATATGTTTTTATAACGCCATTATAAACCAAGCTGTCTTTTCTTGCAGATTCCCAGACCCGGGAAGCCACGCCGAGACTGGCCCCGAACACCTGTCTGATGTTCAGCTGCTGGCCGTACAAAGTGTACACGGTGTCCTGAGAAAATGTCTCCGCAAACAGACTGTCTTTAACCGGGAACGGGTCGTCAACTTATCCTACACAAGTCATGGTTGGTAGCTACATACAGTCGCTCACTTGGTGTAAAGTCTGCTACTCAGTATTGTCAGGGTTGGGAATATACAAGGCTTTTACATACTTAGCTTCCGGGTTACAGGACGTGACAAGAAATGAATTCTGAAACACTTTGCGCCACACAATGAACAGTCTTGAATAATTATGTAACCATTAAAAAATATAAACATGAAAAACTTTGCcgttatattttaatatacTTACTTGTAGCCTACTTATGTAGTAGCCTTCACTGTAATAGTAAAGTGTACCactactgtatcatattatataATTTGTATTATTCTGTTATGCTACTATAATACTATTTCACTGTAAATTATGTTTTATATTATCGTTCATTGAAGTtgattctatattttattgtacAGCATTTCATTTATGATGCTATAAAACAGAGAAGAGCAGCAAATCCCCAAATTAAAAGCGATTTCAATGATTTATCAGTAATAATTTACAAGTAAATAGTTAATATAATTAAGTCATTAGATCACCCAATTATGTAAGTGGTATCTTTGCATCAAGGCTGCCGTTCAAAACACACAACACATTTATGTTCCAGGTTTATTTTAAAAATCGTTGCAGTCTCCTCACCTGTTTGTTGGAAAACAAAACTTAAGTAGAGTACCACTAAGACATAACAATTGTTCACACATAACTTTACATCAATGACAGATGATTTGACAGGTGTATAAAGTGTAGATTTGAGCACAGatatgttaaataaagctcttcatAAATCAGCGCATCCGTCTTACAGAACACAAGAACATGTAAAGAAATTCAAACGCAGCCAACTGAAATGTAAAGTGTTCGAcctgaaaagaaaatcacaaGTGTCTTCATTCGTCTGCTTGTGTTGGTCTACATCACCGTTTTCTCAATGGAGTGAACAATAACAACCGTTTCATTTAGACTACAGATATATACAGTCATTCTGCAACAGACAGAACACCTCTTAACCTCTTGATTATTGaagttattaaaaaataaataattattttcatCATACTGACGTCAGTAGCATTACATCCATGACAAAACCACCCTTCTCCCCTCAGGCCTCAATATGTGCAAACTGCAAGGGTTTTAAAAAGGTAGCACTTTAAGCAAGGacctttaaaacaaactactgGGAGGGCACAGGCCAAATAACGCAACGGTAATGAAAGGACAAATAATGTATCCGCTTTGTGATTTGGATATGATCCAAAATGTAATGTTCCTTAGCCCATGCTACACCTTTCCACCAAGTTTCATGAAATTCGGGCCAGTAGTCTTTTCGTTATCCTGCTTACtatcaaacaaacaaactgcAAGCATAACCTCCTTCACTCATTCAAAAGTGCAGCATATGTAATGATTTCAAAAGTACAATAATCTtagtattatttttaaattgtggAGTAAAGGGATACAAAAATAGATGGTCCTTAAaccaaaaaaagaagaagactaTTCTAATTAAATCTGCTATCATCCAAATACTAAATACTCTTTCAAGGAACAATACTGAGCCAGGACATAAATGTACTATCGGAATGAACATGGATTTGCAGTGAAATGAAACTAACTGCATATTTCTGTTTCACAAACATTCTTACTTGTCAAACGTTCCTCACAGAAACAAAATGACTTTAGATTAAACTGGACAGAAATTATAACACTCTGCTTTAGGATTTAAACATTGGTCTTAAAACACCAACGTTCTTTTTGATTTGTTAAGACACATTTGTCAACATAGTCAGGCTCAACAAACTTCTGTCACAGAGTCTTGGTGATTTGGGTGCGAGACACTTGATAAAATAGCCAGGGCTCAGACAGATTGATTGTGTCTTTCATTAAAATCAACCTATTATCTCCACACAGCCCAAAGTGCACCTGTTAAGGGGACGAGGAAATCTTCTTGACGTTTCCTGCTGGGTATGAAAGGCAGTCAGCTTTGTTTTGAGCAGAACTGAGAGCAAGTCCAAGTCCACACAGATGCACAACAAACACCCACACAGAAAACAAAAGCCAGAGGAATGGACAATTAAAACTTTGTTCCAAAAAGTATAACAATTAGAACCATGACTATGACGAAGAGGATCAAAATGACCAGCATCTTTCGGTTTTTCTTCTGATACTGTTCCGCCTGCAAaggaaattaaaacaaaaaatgtcaagCACTGTATTTTGCTGTCTTTTCAtctaatgaatgaatgaaaggCAAATCATTGAGCTTCTTTCCATCATGCAGTGAATTGAGATCAAAACAGAGATGATTGTTTAAAAGGTTTGTAATTCATGGTAAATTAAAATCATAACGCTGtcttttgtcttttgttttcccCTGAAGTTGGAAAAATTATTAGCATCTGTACAAGTGTGACAAAAGATTAAAAAAGAATGGTGACTATCACCTAGCTAAAAAAGTGAAAATGTGTATCAGGACATGAGCCCTTTTCAGTTACCTTTTGTAACTGTTTCACTCCCTCTTCTGTTTTCACACAAGCCTGCTCCACATTGAAGTCAATTCTGTCGAGAACGGTGCCCTATAGGGAAAATAAGAGTATTGTTAGCAGAGGAAAATCATTTGAGTTATTTTACACAAAGGTAATGTAGTATTTAGTGATAGGCAGCGACTTCAGTAGTTCAGTAATTGTCCTTCAAGCTCTGTTGTTACACATATAAAACATCAAAATACTTTAATTGTGGAAGTCATTAGGGCAACTCACGGACAACCTCATGCCATAATACTTATAAAGCCTATTTATTATTTCTGTGTGTTACTGTGTCAGGACTTCTTAAAATACCTGTTCCACCACCATTCCAGCCAAGTCCCGGAATATCTCATTCAGATCTGAGATGGACTGCACTATCTGTCGGATCTCCCTCTCTCGTTCCTCCACCATAACTGTGTTCTGTTCCACCAGCATCAGCTGGTCGTCTGTGAACCCCTGATTGAAAGAATTAATAGAAGTAGGTGATTTTATGTAACACAATTAGACATGTAATCTTCCTCTTAAATAACACACATTATTTTAATTTAactgaaaaagaaagaaaaacaagcatTACATATTTTGTTCCACCCATATGGAAAGTGATAACATGACACAGTAGACCTGCATTAATAACTCAATGGGTATTAAGGCTTTTAatggatgtttttttttcttatctTGTCTGTTTCATGTTTATAATATAAAGTATCCCCTTTAATTGTTCTCTATGAAACTCTTAAATTGGGTTTACTTGAATGAGTAAATACATGTTATTGGATAGTCACCTTGTCATATACAGCTAAATCTTCATCCTCTTCCATTAGGGGTCCAGAGTCAAAAAAGTGCTTTGATCTCTCCTCACGATTCTTCATACCTGAATTATAAACCAATAATCAACCCAAACGATCAACTTGAAGATAAAAACATGAGCTATAATCTTGTTAATTGTTACAAATATCTGAGAGGCAGGATGAGAATTCAGAAACACCAATCAGACAGCAGAAACTCTGCATATCTCCGTCGCAAACTGAAAAAGCATCTATTTAGATTGTACCTTGGCCATTAAGTTCTTGCAGAAAAAATAAAGTACTTTTAATACTTACTACTTCATGTAGGCCTTGTAACTAATTCATCAGCACTAACTATGGTATGATCTTGCTTGAAGTGAATATATCTGCACTTCCCTTGTTGTTCGGAGTTGGATTCTTTATGGTTTTTGCACTTATTGTATGTCGCTTtgaataaaagcgtcagcttaaTGATATGTAATGCAATCATAGCTTCCATGCAGTCCTTACGTTTTAAGTAGCCGGACTGCGTGTGCCTGAAGTTGGTGGAGAGCTCCTGCAGGCTTTGAGCCAGCGAGGACACCACGTTTCTCAGCAGCCTCTCCTCCTGCTCGGTACAGTGGCCACAGCGAGTCTGCAGTCCCGTCACAGCTCGCTGGCACCGGTGAAACATCTGCAATCAACACAAAGATAGTGAGTGAACAGCTACTGGTTTCCTTTCAAACACTTAACATGAAATCAACACCACAGACTGTATTATGCTTATATGACTTTGGGCTCAAGCTAAAACGTGTTCCAGGTCTGGATAAGTATGAAAAAGGAGGatggaaaatatttttttcccccAAACTAGTGCCCATATTCTGTTTtcgaaaatatatattttccaaATCCTAAAAGCATTGGAAAGATAgcaattgtattattatttctaAAAGCATTATCTCTGTTTCTGGTaaatgtctgtacctgtgttatCTCCTGAGTAGTGATTTCTATGGCATGCTCTTCCTCACTACTGTCATCAAGTGTAGGTCGATTCATATGCTTGTCATGAAGTAAAGCCAGATCCTTCATCTTCTGCCGAACCCGAGTGATTTCATACTGGATCTGAAAGGGAATACACAGCGGTTGAAAGCCATGTGACATTACTCATACTCATTACTTAACCTGTTTTAATATACAGGAACAGATGCATTTTTGAGTATTTGTTCTTACAAAGAGGGATACTGTATTTATATGTCAACCTTTAACAGATACGTCTATATATTTCTGCTTTAATCTTAAGTATTTCACCTCCTCAATCCCCTCCGTCCATTTGGGAGGCAGCCTCTTTGTGACGCCAATGGCTGCTTCAGGATCCAGACTAATCCCTGACACCAGGGCCATTCGGTCGTCAGCCAACTTGAAAACACAAATTATAAATGATTCCATTAAAAACGTTTTCTAAAATAAGTCAATATGATGATGCATCAACATGTTTTGGTGTAAATAATTAAAGGGAAAGAACAGTACCTCATCGAGCTCCTAATATGATTGGCAGATAGCAGATGGTCCCATCCAATAGAAAACAAGGAAAAGGAGAGAAGGACAGAAGTAACAGAAAGTTAGCCCCAGAAAAATCAGCAGTTAATACCAGAAAAGTTATTTTGCATCCACTCCCCTACTGTATATAACTAATACATTTGAAGTATAACATTATAATTGCTGTACAGCAGAGGTGCATAATGTCTGGCAGTTGAATTGAGAATCATTTGTCCTGAGTTtacatgtgtgtatgtgcaaAAGTGTAAATCTAGAGTGAATGCAAAGATGGGCTACATCACATTTATCTAGAAAATATGTGCAAATGATTCCACTTTAAACAAACCATTAGGTGTAAGAAACATAAAGCAAACAAGAGCAGGACTTAAATATGTAATAGAATATGAAACAGACTGGGCCTTATTTTGGATAAATATGTCTCTCTTGTGTCTTGTCTTGTTTGAACtgacaaggcaagtttatttatatagcacctttcagtacgcaacaattcaaagtgctttacaaaataaaataaattcaagaataaatacagtaaaaacacattatataatggcaTTTTACAACAGGCTTTTAAAAAGGCAAAGATAATAAGGaggaggactcgagcagcggcgttctgaatcagctgcagctttctgatggatttttttgtcagccctctgaatacactattgcagtagtcgagtctactgaagatgaaAGCATGGAAAAGCTTTTCGAAGTCCTTCGGGTGATAGTATGCAGATTTAATAACTGTTGAAATGcaggtctgagtccatcactacacctagatttctagcTTTATTAGAGCCTCTTGTGCCTTCTGGCAaagtcagttattttaaaacagCTTTAACAAGTTGAGTGTGTGTCTTCTAATGGCAAACACTGTTGTTTTAGTTGATTCAGTGCCTTTTAGTCACTGCAAATATATTTCAGTCTTTGTGAATAAATGTTATAACTGCACTACTGTAAAAAGAATGAATCATAATCTCAATACTGGCTAATGTAAATCTAATCTGTGACCTTGGTTGGAAAGTGCAGATAGAACACAGCTTTACAGCACCTATGAATGAACTCTGATACAGGGACATTGGGACAAAACAGACACTGGAAGACAAATACTATAGTAAGACACAAACGTTATGTTACATGACACATAGTGTGGTTGGAACAGTgtaatgtgtgttctgtgtagGGTTGCACAattccgggaattttcaaagatggaaactttccatgggaataaactgggaatttatgggaataaacggggaatttatgggaataaactgggaattttcaaaattgaaggttggctcttcataggGAACTTAAATTTAGGAAAGTATATTTgagcataatcttgactaaaacattcaagtacacttgaatatccatgccatagcacactgcttactgcatggctattggGACCACACAAAGGTTCGCAACAGGCTCACAAATGTGAGAGTGGAAAAACTGGTTGGCATTCGGGCAAACCTAAGGCTCTTTGAGCCTGACACAGAGCCATCCTCAACAAGGCTGGACAGTGACACTGAAGAGGAAGACTCAGAGTTGGATGTTGATGAGGCCCGGGAAGAGCCCGTTGACTGAAAGGGTTTAGCAAAAATGGAGAGGATTGCTTGAAGGAAGATTTGCATGTTTAATGGCACTTTTTGGAGGGAGAAGGgctcttttcatttaacattttgaatgggactttgaggggatttttggatgggggtgcatttttgttcattttttaatgagtggggtaacatttaactcaacattcctgttttcgttcttcaatgaaacaaataattgttcaataaaataattaaaattaattttgcatcgaatatttccaaaattccccagcttaacttcccatggaaactttccgccccttagttctgtgaagggtcAATGGAGGTCTAATTAAAGAGTGAGTGAGTCTTTACACCAGAGGAGACCATCTGAATACAGGTGTTTTATTCATGGCCCTTTCACTATTTCTCACCACAGCTTTTAGAATTGTGTATTATTAAACTTTATGAGAAGTGAATATGGCAAAAACAGCAGTTGCACCATTGAGCATGACATATTTGGTCCTAAATGGCCTCACCTCAGGTTAGGAGAAGTCTGTGGGTATATTATAACCTTTAATTCAGAAGCACATTTTTGCATAGCGATATCCAAATATGCAATATGCAATATGCAAAAACACAGCGATGTGTTCAGTGCCTCTGGATGTACAACAGGGCTGGGTATTGGAACTTGATACTTTTAAGATGACGGCAGAATTAAACCAGTAACAAGTTGTATATACGTTGATATAACTTATTATAAATTTGATCCTTTTTGTACTCATGCCGAACAAAGGTTCTTTGTAAGGTTCTCCTCGCAGCCAATCACTGCAAGAATTATTAGATTTATTGCAACAAGTGATTGGACCGCTACCGCAGCAGATACAAGACTGTGGTGGTAAAGTCAAGCACAACCACAGTCATACTGAGTTTCCATCATGATATACTGTATGTGAAAGGGCTACAAAAATAGGTATCAAATGAAGTACTTCGCAAATTAAGCACGCTCTTGTGTAATACTGGTATCGTGTTTTGTAAACTGATACCCTGTTGTGTAATAGAAGCTTCGAATGAAGAACCAAGCGCAGTCTTATCCAAACTGAACTTTTACTTGATATTCATTAAACAGTTTCCAACAAGAACGGTTGAAGACAGAGAAAATGCACTCGACAAGCTCGTATTCAATTTTCATAACAGGAAGGTGTCAGAGGAGGACACATACTTGCACTTCAAAATAAAGGCATTTCCTGTGAAACGTTGTACCTTTTAACTTCTATCAAgaatcaaatgttttacttcCTTAAATAAAACAAGTTACAACATACCCAGGCCTAGAGTACAAGTTGGCAGAAGTAAATCATTCATTCAGCAAGCAGTTAACTGGTTACAATCTTCACAATTGGGTGTGAATGGTTGCACACACCCTGCACCTGCTCACTGTGCCCTGCACCTGGCCTCTACTAGAGAGGTGAGGTGAACTTCAGCGCAAACACAGGAGAGCTGTGAACTGCTCAAGCTTAACATATGTGATACATTTGCTGAGACCCAACATCACATTTCCCATCAGTGTGGTATGTAAAATAAAATTCCCCTTTAACAAAAAGAGACAACaaactgagagagagagagagagagagagagagagagagagagagagagagagagagagagagagagagagagagagagagagagagagagagagagagagagagagagagagagagagagagaggatgtaACGGGACATCAGCATAATATACATCTGTCCTACACAGTCATGTTTGGTATTGGATTGTTTAATAAGGAAATAATGGTCTTCATCAGTATAACATAGGACCTGTATATTAGAAACCTATGTATGTCatgtaataataaaataataatattgggagggatgaaaccgtCTTTAATGgtctcacatgcagagcacacagcacacagtgaaatgtgttctctgcttttaacccatcctagtaccaggagtccagtactaggagcagtgggcagctatgtTGTGGTATTTTCTCTAAGATATTTGAATTAAATTGAAATTAAAACCGAGTGAGATAAGGATACACATAAAGACACAGAGATACACAGCAACAATGGTGTCTGGCCAGATGTGATCTACAATAAATACAGTTAACTTTAACATTGTCATGGttaaattcattttttttttttttaaataatagctTCAATAGATTTCAATAAACCACCTTCATAAATATTAGTTTCAATATTTCAGGATATTTTAACAGCATTTTGACTTTATACAGTGGCCACAACAAACGTATTGCTAGAGGAGCATAATGTGGACAtcaaaaacatgcattatcttTTACAAAAACACACCCAACATATGCTGCCAACGTATTTTATCTTTGAAATTAGCAATTGCTGACTAATATATAGATTTTCTCCAATGTTTACTTAAAGCATTTAGCTATTACGAGCTGAAAAATATATCCTTGCACTCCATCCTCCTCCATCACTGAGTCACATGAAACAATTAGCCCTATGTGTGAAATACAACTATACCACTAACTACTACTATACTTATAGTACTATTATATATACTGTATCTAGCTAAGACAGCTCAGTGACTGGCTAAATGCACACAACACACAAAGTAAAATGTCAAAACGATGCAGACAACTCACCGCAGCATTGCTACGTGTACTCAGACGGGGGTCGTATGTACTCACTTGCTCAGCCAATATCTGCCGGTTTTGGATCGCATTGTTCCGCATTAACAAGAAGGCATCGGTCAGACGCCTAGTGGCCATGACTGCCTTATGTGATATCTAAATTTTCACTGAATAAAATGCGGATCAGGCGATGATTATTCAAATTATGTCCACTGCCCCGCAGCTAACacagcgctagctttagctttagCTTTGCTGCGATGGAAGATGAGGAAAACTCGCGATACAGCGCCAATAGTGGGCAGCAAACGACCTCAGTAATATTTATCTGTCAGGCATATCTGAAACTTAACGATTAGTTAAAAAGGAGAAACATGACCGAGGGTTTCCACTCAATTTGTTTGATTTAACGTTAGATTAGAAACGTCATTTCGCTTTTAGGCAGCTACGGAAGTAGGAAAACGTAAACACCTGCGTAAAGGGCTTCTTATTCTTCTACTTATTAAATGCGGCTGTCAACTGTCAATTTGAGCCCGTTATCGCCACCTACTGACTGTGGGAAAATGACTAATCTAGTCTTCACCTAAATGTATATTGATGGATGCGGGAAGCAGGATGGGGCGCCACAGTTTCGCCGATGCAAGACGCTACTAGCTGAGCAGCTAGTAGATATTAGGCTGGATGGTTGGCTGGTTTAGAGGGGTTTTGGACACTTTAGCTGGCCAGGGTGGCCACCAGCTAAACCAGTCATCCTGGCCAGCTAAAAAAAACAGCATATCAGCATACTCTGGTGGTCACTAGTATCCATCTATCACCAGCGtatgtttaataatagtattaaaAATATACCATGCTGGAAGCTTCCCAGGATTCCAGATGACCATTGTTTAAATactggtatgattatttaaaccagagaacataaatatattacaaagattcattgtgtcatgtattctggtatctaCCAAAAATAAAGAGATTGTAAAGTGTTCATAacagtattttaatttaataaatagcaATACATATctagttaatataataaaatacaccgGAACAATACAATAATGATACAAATGACAACCAACCTGCAAATCAAACTATAGGCtacatcaaaaataaatatactaTCTAAAACaggtgcatttgatttaaaataaaagtaataaatataattcaatatttaaatggtaacaaaaacagtaacactatgtatgataagaaaaaggcaacaaagaaagtgtttttgggtttttccttgttcatgtccataatgtttcatttgtttcatttatgttaacatttgggctgctgtggttgccagaacTTGACTGTTAAAGTATATGGtaaaatacattacaaattacagttgGTTGGCATAGACGTTACAGTCAACAATTACTTATGGTTATTTCCAATGGCAAAAACCAATAGAGCTAGTGTACACTACACGGTGCAGTTGTATtatctgggaaatagaagaatcTGATCAGGATTCTgtattggcagacaatcaatatcaaattaatcggatcattattagcatcagcatttgatcacctttgtcgacttgcagcctaaatacaaagataactccactcctcttctaTACCACTCTTACCTCTAATAAGCCTTGATGGAATAGTGTCCGAGTCATTatgggtccagaactgactgaagacatgtggaacagagtcccatacaggcatggttccatgtacagggaactggaactttgaacaggtgttttcatcttttctgcctgaagattcacaacttcttgatcaggtgtttgatgtgggctggcatgatcctttctgcagcgataaataaagaaaacaaagaaaacattatTAAAGTAGTAaatgatagtaacaacaataatattagtataacaataaaaaaacaaattatttcCATCATTCCcccaaggtgaggcccca from Pseudochaenichthys georgianus chromosome 5, fPseGeo1.2, whole genome shotgun sequence harbors:
- the stx16 gene encoding syntaxin-16, producing MATRRLTDAFLLMRNNAIQNRQILAEQVSTYDPRLSTRSNAAELDELADDRMALVSGISLDPEAAIGVTKRLPPKWTEGIEEIQYEITRVRQKMKDLALLHDKHMNRPTLDDSSEEEHAIEITTQEITQMFHRCQRAVTGLQTRCGHCTEQEERLLRNVVSSLAQSLQELSTNFRHTQSGYLKRMKNREERSKHFFDSGPLMEEDEDLAVYDKGFTDDQLMLVEQNTVMVEEREREIRQIVQSISDLNEIFRDLAGMVVEQGTVLDRIDFNVEQACVKTEEGVKQLQKAEQYQKKNRKMLVILILFVIVMVLIVILFGTKF